From a single Phalacrocorax aristotelis chromosome 1, bGulAri2.1, whole genome shotgun sequence genomic region:
- the DLEU7 gene encoding leukemia-associated protein 7, whose amino-acid sequence MASPAALLVSIRHQAKALRTLRAAAASHPPCSSPQPSHTQTFSTSGSGPAWHSLGEETEVSQPGGAQELKEERKAPGKCPEEGEESGDLSPVSPHEPRPERLAQPGLARHETLRETALRSKMSRLVEATFQLVQVEQTLLLPLLQQHPLPLHTKDSIEFRNICSHMALQKEGQKFERDLHEAHQCLKMIIEKLICSLAVFPSDSYIPVRSALRQILQNLLAM is encoded by the exons ATGGCCAGTCCAGCTGCTCTGCTTGTGTCTATCAGGCACCAGGCAAAGGCTCTCCGCACCCTCcgggctgctgcagcctcccatcctccctgcagctccccgcagccttcccaCACCCAAACCTTCAGCACCAGCGGGTCTGGCCCAGCTTGGCACAGCCTGGGAGAGGAGACAGAGGTGTCCCAACCTGGTGGGGCTCAGGAgctgaaggaagagagaaaagcccCAGGGAAATGCcctgaggaaggagaagagagtGGAGACCTATCTCCTGTCAGCCCACATGAGCCCAGGCCAGAGAGGCTGGCCCAGCCAGGGCTGGCAAGGCATGAGACACTTCGAGAGACGGCTCTGCGCAGCAAGATGTCCCGACTAGTAGAAGCGACTTTCCAGCTTGTACAAGTAGAACAGACTCTCTTGCTTCCTCTCCTACAGCAGCATCCTCTTCCTCTCCACACAAAA gATAGCATTGAGTTTAGAAACATCTGTAGTCACATGGCTTTACAGAAAGAGGGACAAAAATTTGAGAGAGACTTACATGAAGCCCACCAGTGTTTGAAGATGATCATTGAGAAACTAATTTGTTCATTGGCAGTTTTCCCCTCCGATTCTTACATCCCAGTCCGATCTGCTCTGAGACAAATCCTGCAAAATCTCCTGGCAATGTGA